In a genomic window of Clostridia bacterium:
- a CDS encoding anti-sigma factor, protein MTCNMAERMISAYIDRELSEDEKRRVRQHLAVCSDCMALYDSMTRVKSALGSMPAAKVPEDLWFNVERSITSASFSLDPSRPRGFRGRWNLALGFVKLVAPAAIAGTAIAIPLVQMIFGVSFFGTAAGPGIAVGARGKAPAVQSTFTTASGQTYSAKPASSLARLELLNTSDGWLTSSLQPSLRPASAGLSWPLSDLYEGVHQNELTLDDPSTTLPWPSPYTEWRDNK, encoded by the coding sequence TTGACGTGCAACATGGCAGAACGCATGATATCGGCTTACATCGATCGTGAGCTATCGGAGGATGAGAAGCGAAGGGTTCGCCAGCACCTAGCGGTGTGCTCCGACTGTATGGCCCTCTACGACTCGATGACGCGGGTCAAATCGGCTCTCGGGTCTATGCCAGCAGCGAAAGTCCCAGAAGATCTGTGGTTCAACGTAGAACGCAGTATCACCTCAGCATCGTTCTCACTTGATCCATCGCGTCCGCGAGGCTTCAGGGGCAGGTGGAATCTAGCGCTGGGCTTCGTGAAATTGGTGGCGCCGGCGGCAATTGCGGGTACAGCAATAGCGATTCCGCTGGTGCAGATGATCTTCGGCGTCAGCTTCTTCGGAACCGCAGCCGGTCCTGGTATAGCAGTAGGCGCGAGGGGCAAGGCCCCAGCTGTTCAATCGACTTTCACCACTGCCAGTGGGCAGACATATTCGGCAAAGCCAGCAAGCTCGCTTGCCAGGCTTGAACTGCTGAACACCAGCGACGGCTGGCTCACGAGCTCACTCCAGCCCAGCCTGCGTCCGGCTTCTGCAGGGCTGTCATGGCCATTGTCAGATCTATACGAGGGTGTTCACCAGAACGAGCTTACTCTGGATGACCCCAGCACGACGCTGCCTTGGCCTTCACCATACACGGAATGGAGGGACAACAAATGA